The stretch of DNA TTAAAAAATAAAAATAAAATAATAGTACTAAAAAAATGGATAAAATTTCCTCTAAGGTGCATATTATGAGCAATCCATCCTTTAAAAATCTTGCAAAAATATTCATTTCTGGATTTTATGAAAATCTTGAACGGATAATCTTTGGAACGGATAGATATACTTCTATGGAGATGAGAAATAATATACTTTCAGGGGTAAAGCTTCCAAGGAGTGTGTTTAATGAGCTCTGCATTGGATGTGGAGGATGTGCAAATGCCTGTCCAACTGGATGTATTGAGATGGTAAAAATCGAACCTGTGAAAATAACTGAAAATTACACAAAAGAGTATATTCCAGTAATAAACTCAGAAAAATGTGTTTATTGTTTATACTGTCATGATTTTTGCCCTGTATTTTCTATATTTAATGAAATATCTCCTATTCATCCAAGGCATGTTGGTGATGAATATATTGAAGTTGATTTAACTAAAATGTTTGAAAAACCTGTGGATATTCCAAAAGAACAGTTAAAAAAGATAGCCAATATCCTTTCAATAAATCTCTCAAAAATGGTTAAAGAAGAAAAGAAAAATGAATAATCCAAAAATGAAATAATAAATAAATAATAAAATAAAAAATAATAATAAAATAAGATAAAAATTAAAAAAGCAATAAAAAGTAAAAGTAATAAAAGAAAAAGAAAAAGGAAAAAAAAGAAAAAGGTGAATACATGGTTAAAAAACATGCAAGAAAAAAATGTATTCATATCATGGTGGCATATACGGGGGGATGCAATGGTTGCGATATCGAGGTTGTGAATTGTGTTTTATCTCCATTTTATGACGCTGAGCAATACAATGTTCTTTTAACATGGAATCCAAGAGAAGCCGATATATTGGTTGTAAGTGGATGTGTTACAAAGGTAATGACTGAACCACTTAAAAAGATATATGAGGCTATACCTGAACCTAAGGCAGTAGTCGCAGTAGGATGCTGTGCATTGATGGGCGGAGTATATGGAAATATAGGTGGAGATTTGGGAACTTCCGATTGGATAGATGGTCCTGTTGAAAATATTATTCCAGTAGATGTTAAAGTTCCAGGATGTCCTCCAAGACCTGAGGATGTTATACAGGGTATCGTGCAGGCACTTCCAAAGGTTATAAATGGAGATTAAATAAATGAGGTGTATTTTTATGTATGCAATGATTGAAGAGATACTCTCAATATTGGGCGTTCCGTTGATAGCATTTGGAGTATCCACATGGATTCCAGGCATTAATAGAAAAATCCAAGCGAGAATTCAGCAGAGAATAGGACCTTCAATATTAACGCCGGGTTTTTGGGCGTTATTTAAGTTTTTAGCAAAAAAAACAAAAGAACCATATAGCACAATGCCAAAATTATACAAATTTCTTCCCATAGTGAGCTTTATAGCTATATGGTTAATTCTTGCATCTACCTCAATTACAGAGGTTAAGGCTGTATCTAACTTAATTTTTATAGTAGGGCTTTTGAAAATAGAGGAGATGGATTATGTAATCATGGGTTCCCTTGCGAGCTCGGTTATGGGAGTAAGGATGCCTTATGTTGATGAATGTAAAGGCAGTAATTTTTTAAATACTCTTAAAATGTCCCTTGAACAATTAGGGGCTGTTAGGGCTTTTAAAATGATTACAATAGGTTCATTTCCATTTTATACTGCCATGTTCATTCCATTTATAGCTCATAAAAGCATATATTTGGATAGCATAGTTGGAAATAATTTTTTATTTACAATAGGCGGGATATTTGGGGCAATAGCATATTTTATAGGTTATCTCGTATTAACAAATGATTATCCATTTGCCATTATGCATACAAAGGCTGATGTTATTGAAGGTCCAACCTTGGAATATTCTGGAAAATACAGGGCAATATATTTATCTGTAAAGGAGCTCCTAATGATAACACTTGGAAGTTTATTTGCAACACTTTATCTCGGCATTGCACCAGAGATATCTAACCCAATAACAATTGTTGAGAATTTTGCAGTGGCATTGATATTCCCCATACTGAGCTCGGTTGTTAGTGCATATTCACCAGTCTTAACATATAGGCAATTATACCCTATTTCGTTATATACTACAATAATAGCATTTATAGGGCTTATTTTTGCATTATTGGGGCTCTAACAAAATTAGTTAAGTTTATTTATTTTATTTTAAATTAATATTTTTTATTTTATATTGAGTTAATTTTATAATTATTATTGAATAAATGAAAGATACATATCAAAAATTATATATATTGGAAAGAACAATATAATTATGTGGATTGTGGGGTGTGGTATTCACAAGCAGAGGTGTTTGCATGAAATTGGATTCATTTATAATTACAACTACAAATACCATACCTGGGATAGAGCTATATTATTTAGGTATAGTTTCAGAGTCTGTTGAAGGCTATAATATGGATAAATTGTTAAACCTAATGAAAGAAAAAGCAAAATCTATGAAAGCCATAGCCATAATAGGATTTAAAACAACTGCGGTATATGATGGAAATAATGTAAAATTAATAGGATATGGAACTGCTGTTAAAGATGTTGAAGGTCAATGGGCTGTTTATTAAAAAATATAAGTTTTTATTATTTTTTTATTTATTTATTATTTTTATTTTTAACTTTAATATGTTAGAAACATTCTTATGTTGGTAATTAATTTTAATTTCTTTTTTGTTTATTGATTAATGCTTTTAAATTGCCAATTTTTTAAAATAACTAGTATATATAGTTTTTGAAATGATTTAAACCAAAAATTATATAATAGATGACTTCCATATATGTGGTTAGCACCCCACAAGACCACAATAAACAAAAACCGGAAAGGAGGTAATATTATGGATTTTAACCCACCTGATAAAACTGTTGAATTAGCAGGAAATGTAGGAGGATATAAAGGGAAATTAGGAGCTAATCAATTATTTATAAGAGGAATTATGGGGGGAGCCTACATCGCAATAGGTGCGGGGCTTTGCACGGTGTGTGTTACGGGTGTATCTCAATATCTCGGAGCAGGTATCGCAAAATTTATAGGTGCAGCAGTATTCCCTGTTGGGCTTATATTAATTATATTAACCGGTATGGAGCTGGTTACAGGAGACATGATGTTATTACCTATTGCAATGTTCCAAAAAAAAGCGTCATTTTCCCAACTTTTAAAGGTTTGGTTTTGGGTATATATTGGAAATCTTATAGGTTCTTTGATATATGCTGCAATAATGGTATATGGACCATTAAGGTCATTCAATAGCAAAACTGGAGAATGGGCTGTTAATTCATTTGGTCAAACTGCGATACATATAGCAGAAGCAAAAGTTTTACCCTACATGGCAGGAGGAGCTCTTGGATGGCTGTCCTGTCTTGTAAAAGGTATAGGATGTAATTGGCTTGTTAATCTTGCAGTTATCGGTTCTTTGACTGCAACAAGCGTATTGGGTAAATTCTTTATGATATGGTTCCCAATAATGGCGTTTGTAGCATCTGGATTCGAGCACTGTGTTGCAAACATGTATTTCATCCCTGCTGGAATGATGCTTGGTGCAAATGTATCTATATCGGGATGGTGGCTATGGAACGAGTTGCCCGCCACAATAGGAAATATTATAGGAGCAGTAATATTTGTAGCGATGGTGTATCAGTATGCATATGGTAAAAAAATTTAATTTAAATAATATTTTAAGGCATGCTAAAACCATGCCTTCTGCCACATTATCTCTGATAATCTGGTCTGCAATAGCAATATGGGCCACAATAATGTCCAAAAATATATGGATATTAGTGTGTTCCATACCATTTATAATAGCACTTACCTTAATTCCTTTAAAAATTTCAAGCATGAATTATGATATCTCCCAGGAATTGCTTCCAAAGTATGAAAATACCCTTTCCACAACTA from Methanothermococcus okinawensis IH1 encodes:
- a CDS encoding NADH-quinone oxidoreductase subunit B family protein gives rise to the protein MVKKHARKKCIHIMVAYTGGCNGCDIEVVNCVLSPFYDAEQYNVLLTWNPREADILVVSGCVTKVMTEPLKKIYEAIPEPKAVVAVGCCALMGGVYGNIGGDLGTSDWIDGPVENIIPVDVKVPGCPPRPEDVIQGIVQALPKVINGD
- a CDS encoding formate/nitrite transporter family protein, whose product is MDFNPPDKTVELAGNVGGYKGKLGANQLFIRGIMGGAYIAIGAGLCTVCVTGVSQYLGAGIAKFIGAAVFPVGLILIILTGMELVTGDMMLLPIAMFQKKASFSQLLKVWFWVYIGNLIGSLIYAAIMVYGPLRSFNSKTGEWAVNSFGQTAIHIAEAKVLPYMAGGALGWLSCLVKGIGCNWLVNLAVIGSLTATSVLGKFFMIWFPIMAFVASGFEHCVANMYFIPAGMMLGANVSISGWWLWNELPATIGNIIGAVIFVAMVYQYAYGKKI
- a CDS encoding respiratory chain complex I subunit 1 family protein — translated: MIEEILSILGVPLIAFGVSTWIPGINRKIQARIQQRIGPSILTPGFWALFKFLAKKTKEPYSTMPKLYKFLPIVSFIAIWLILASTSITEVKAVSNLIFIVGLLKIEEMDYVIMGSLASSVMGVRMPYVDECKGSNFLNTLKMSLEQLGAVRAFKMITIGSFPFYTAMFIPFIAHKSIYLDSIVGNNFLFTIGGIFGAIAYFIGYLVLTNDYPFAIMHTKADVIEGPTLEYSGKYRAIYLSVKELLMITLGSLFATLYLGIAPEISNPITIVENFAVALIFPILSSVVSAYSPVLTYRQLYPISLYTTIIAFIGLIFALLGL
- a CDS encoding selenium-binding protein — encoded protein: MKLDSFIITTTNTIPGIELYYLGIVSESVEGYNMDKLLNLMKEKAKSMKAIAIIGFKTTAVYDGNNVKLIGYGTAVKDVEGQWAVY
- a CDS encoding 4Fe-4S binding protein; translated protein: MSNPSFKNLAKIFISGFYENLERIIFGTDRYTSMEMRNNILSGVKLPRSVFNELCIGCGGCANACPTGCIEMVKIEPVKITENYTKEYIPVINSEKCVYCLYCHDFCPVFSIFNEISPIHPRHVGDEYIEVDLTKMFEKPVDIPKEQLKKIANILSINLSKMVKEEKKNE